The Nocardia arthritidis genome has a window encoding:
- a CDS encoding universal stress protein, translating into MNSSEQLPRDAVRGPATAAAPYYVLCRGSTTVAAVADALADVICGQVYRQSGDAPAEVFLRALADPAIALGVLARDAAAWPIVQATAKPVVLVPEGIPHSVIQRVLVPLDGTEEATAAVAETVQLFRTAGTELIVLHVFDRKTVPAYWDQAAHARTGWEDEFLARYCTPYFSGPNQKLTLRNGAPGETVVDVAAESADLIVLGWSQQVRPGRAETVRRTVAAATVPVLLVPTSPHERSSGTGTNPPARGFLLS; encoded by the coding sequence ATGAATTCATCCGAGCAATTGCCCCGCGACGCCGTCCGCGGTCCGGCGACCGCGGCAGCACCCTACTATGTGCTGTGCCGCGGCTCGACGACCGTCGCCGCGGTGGCGGACGCGCTGGCCGACGTGATCTGCGGCCAGGTCTATCGCCAATCCGGCGACGCGCCCGCCGAGGTCTTCCTGCGCGCGCTGGCCGACCCGGCCATCGCACTCGGCGTGCTCGCCCGCGATGCCGCGGCCTGGCCGATCGTGCAGGCCACCGCCAAACCGGTTGTGCTTGTGCCGGAGGGTATTCCGCATTCGGTGATCCAGCGGGTGCTGGTACCGCTCGACGGGACCGAGGAGGCGACCGCCGCGGTCGCCGAGACCGTGCAGCTGTTCCGCACCGCCGGAACGGAGCTCATCGTGTTGCACGTGTTCGACCGCAAAACCGTTCCGGCGTACTGGGATCAGGCGGCGCACGCCAGGACCGGCTGGGAGGACGAATTCCTCGCCCGCTACTGCACACCGTACTTCTCCGGCCCGAATCAGAAACTCACGCTCCGCAACGGAGCGCCCGGTGAGACGGTTGTCGATGTCGCCGCCGAATCCGCCGATCTGATCGTCCTCGGCTGGTCGCAGCAGGTGCGGCCGGGCCGCGCGGAGACCGTGCGGCGCACCGTCGCCGCGGCCACGGTGCCCGTACTGCTGGTACCGACGTCACCGCACGAGAGGTCTTCCGGCACTGGGACGAACCCTCCCGCGAGAGGTTTCCTCTTATCATGA
- a CDS encoding Acg family FMN-binding oxidoreductase, which produces MTDSTAFTEQFVPDRPTMLAATRLAGRAPSVHNTQPWRLVFDGTRLHLFRDNDRLLVSADPNGRQLVMSCGAMLHHLRTAFAAYGWHTDTLRLPDPGRLDYLAVVDFRRWPDPPAGVRARARAIEHRRTDRLPMLPPADFDELLHTTRMLVHPHNLELDALPEDARDRLTVASQHAAAVRRYDMEYQTELHWWTGHTSGPEGVPKSVLASDAEFARVGVGRTFPSAPHSARRGELAADQARLLVLSSTGDSVLEWLHTGEALSAVLLECTVAGAASCALTHITELPAERKTIAALLPNPNLPQVVIRVGAAPADEDQQLSPRRPVADILTFHQL; this is translated from the coding sequence ATGACCGACAGCACCGCGTTCACCGAGCAATTCGTACCGGATCGACCGACCATGCTGGCGGCCACGCGGCTGGCCGGCCGAGCACCGTCGGTGCACAACACCCAGCCGTGGCGCTTGGTGTTCGACGGCACCCGGCTACACCTGTTCCGCGACAACGATCGGCTGCTCGTTTCCGCCGACCCGAACGGCAGGCAGCTGGTGATGAGCTGCGGCGCGATGCTGCACCACCTGCGGACCGCCTTCGCCGCGTACGGGTGGCACACCGATACGCTGCGCCTGCCCGATCCCGGGCGGCTGGACTACCTCGCCGTCGTCGACTTCCGCCGCTGGCCGGATCCGCCCGCCGGGGTACGCGCCCGGGCCCGCGCCATCGAACACCGGCGCACCGACCGGCTGCCGATGCTGCCCCCGGCCGACTTCGACGAACTCCTGCACACCACTCGCATGCTGGTACATCCGCACAACCTCGAACTCGACGCCCTGCCCGAGGACGCGCGCGACCGGCTCACCGTCGCCTCGCAGCACGCTGCGGCCGTGCGCCGCTACGATATGGAGTATCAGACCGAATTGCATTGGTGGACAGGGCATACCAGCGGCCCGGAGGGTGTGCCGAAGAGTGTCCTGGCCTCGGATGCGGAATTCGCCCGCGTCGGCGTCGGCCGCACCTTCCCGTCGGCGCCGCATTCGGCCCGCCGCGGCGAACTGGCGGCCGATCAGGCGCGGCTGCTGGTGCTGAGCTCGACCGGAGATTCGGTGCTGGAGTGGCTGCACACCGGTGAGGCGCTCTCGGCGGTGCTGCTCGAATGCACCGTCGCCGGAGCGGCCAGCTGCGCGCTGACCCACATCACCGAACTGCCCGCGGAACGCAAAACCATTGCGGCACTGCTGCCGAACCCCAACCTGCCACAGGTGGTGATCCGGGTGGGCGCCGCGCCCGCGGACGAGGACCAACAGCTCTCGCCCCGCCGCCCTGTCGCCGACATCCTCACGTTCCACCAGCTCTGA
- a CDS encoding universal stress protein, translated as MSTNQILAAVDGSASSYQAVAWAAVDAALHRRPLHILTSMAISTGSGPEMSLGGADLEWLRRDGERVLAEAARVARQATSSTELHITTELSFALIIPTLLDRSAEVAMLVVGSRGLGAFQRGLLGSVGTAVTRHARCPVAVIHGISAIDAVSMTKPVLVGVDGTENSVPAIELAFAEASLRKVGLVALHTWSDASGIEMPLAGWDAARQSEEALLAESLAGFAERYPEVSVRRIVKSDRPVRSLLEESANAQLLVVGSRGRGGFASMVLGSTSNALLHSADCPMIVVRGGERPAS; from the coding sequence ATGTCAACGAATCAGATACTCGCGGCGGTCGACGGTTCGGCGAGCTCGTATCAGGCGGTGGCCTGGGCGGCGGTCGACGCGGCACTGCACCGCCGCCCGCTGCACATCCTCACATCGATGGCGATCTCCACCGGCTCCGGGCCCGAAATGTCGCTCGGCGGGGCCGATCTGGAATGGCTGCGCCGCGACGGCGAACGCGTCCTGGCCGAGGCCGCACGCGTCGCCAGGCAGGCGACCTCGAGCACCGAACTGCACATCACGACGGAACTGTCCTTCGCCCTTATCATCCCGACTCTGCTGGACCGCTCGGCCGAGGTGGCGATGCTGGTGGTCGGCAGCCGCGGGCTCGGCGCGTTCCAGCGCGGGCTGCTCGGTTCGGTCGGCACCGCGGTCACCCGGCACGCGCGCTGCCCGGTGGCGGTCATCCACGGCATTTCGGCGATCGACGCGGTCTCGATGACGAAACCGGTGCTGGTCGGCGTCGATGGCACCGAAAACAGCGTGCCCGCAATTGAACTCGCCTTCGCCGAGGCTTCACTGCGGAAGGTCGGGCTGGTCGCGCTGCACACTTGGAGCGATGCCAGCGGTATCGAAATGCCGCTCGCCGGTTGGGATGCCGCCCGGCAGAGCGAGGAGGCACTGCTCGCGGAGAGCCTGGCCGGCTTCGCGGAGCGGTATCCGGAGGTGTCGGTGCGCCGAATCGTCAAGAGCGACCGTCCCGTTCGTTCATTGCTGGAGGAGTCGGCGAATGCGCAACTGCTGGTGGTCGGCAGCCGGGGCCGGGGCGGATTCGCGAGCATGGTGCTCGGCTCCACCAGCAACGCGCTGCTGCATTCGGCGGACTGCCCGATGATCGTGGTGCGCGGGGGCGAACGTCCCGCGTCGTGA
- a CDS encoding wax ester/triacylglycerol synthase family O-acyltransferase codes for MSAGICAVAIVAGAQPGRAEVIAALRDHLDADARLRQKVRRARWDMAAPEWVDDPNFGLAHHIRWMALPEPGDDAALNELIASVMEERLDRDHPLWQCIVVERLTGGRWALIVKVHHSMVDGISGITLFERLCEGPQGNSVRPAVERTRRDPLGLLAKGLRLPIDAPKAVLGAVPLIMDALAPAPDSSLNGPIGRQRRYAVARTSLSAVREIGVAFGATVNDVALAAVAAAFRAVLLARGEEPTPDKLRILAPVSTRATDAKNVLDNRVSAMLPLLPIELADPVAQLAAVHERMARHKRRGEASAANSILELANWLPFASIAWIVRSVLRYPQHSVAGLATNVPGPRRTLRLLGREVVEILAYAPIAMRLRTGIAILSYRDQLAYGITGDFDSTPDIALIADGIERATAELLARARAVAVPVG; via the coding sequence GTGAGTGCCGGGATCTGTGCGGTGGCGATCGTGGCCGGTGCGCAGCCGGGCCGCGCGGAGGTGATCGCGGCGCTGCGCGATCACCTCGACGCCGATGCCAGGCTGCGCCAGAAGGTGCGCAGGGCGCGCTGGGATATGGCCGCACCCGAATGGGTAGACGACCCGAATTTCGGTCTGGCCCACCACATTCGGTGGATGGCCCTGCCGGAGCCCGGCGACGACGCGGCGTTGAACGAGCTGATCGCCTCCGTGATGGAGGAGCGACTGGACCGGGATCACCCACTGTGGCAGTGCATCGTCGTCGAACGGCTGACCGGCGGACGCTGGGCGCTGATCGTGAAGGTGCACCACAGCATGGTCGATGGCATCTCTGGTATCACCCTGTTCGAACGGCTCTGCGAAGGGCCGCAGGGGAATTCGGTGCGCCCGGCGGTCGAGCGCACCCGTCGGGATCCGCTCGGACTGCTCGCCAAGGGGTTGCGGTTGCCGATCGATGCGCCGAAGGCGGTGCTCGGCGCGGTGCCGCTGATAATGGATGCCCTTGCGCCTGCGCCGGATTCGTCGTTGAACGGGCCGATAGGCCGCCAGCGCCGCTACGCCGTCGCCCGCACCAGCCTTTCGGCGGTGCGTGAGATCGGCGTGGCGTTCGGGGCCACCGTGAACGATGTCGCGCTGGCCGCGGTGGCGGCGGCGTTCCGCGCGGTGCTGCTGGCCCGCGGCGAGGAGCCGACGCCGGACAAGCTGCGCATTCTCGCACCGGTGTCCACGCGTGCGACGGATGCGAAAAATGTTTTGGACAACCGTGTTTCGGCGATGCTGCCCTTACTTCCGATCGAATTGGCGGATCCGGTGGCACAATTGGCCGCAGTGCACGAGCGGATGGCACGGCACAAGCGTCGCGGCGAGGCGTCGGCCGCGAATTCGATACTGGAATTGGCGAATTGGCTGCCGTTCGCGTCGATCGCCTGGATCGTGCGGTCGGTGCTGCGCTACCCGCAGCACTCGGTCGCCGGGCTGGCCACCAATGTTCCCGGGCCGCGTCGGACGCTGCGCCTGCTCGGTCGGGAGGTGGTGGAAATCCTGGCGTACGCGCCGATCGCGATGCGCCTGCGCACCGGCATCGCCATCCTGAGTTACCGGGACCAGCTGGCCTACGGCATCACCGGCGATTTCGACAGCACACCCGATATCGCGCTGATCGCCGACGGTATCGAGCGCGCGACCGCCGAACTGCTCGCCCGTGCGCGAGCGGTGGCCGTGCCGGTCGGGTAA
- a CDS encoding Hsp20/alpha crystallin family protein, producing the protein MMSLLPAHRRSQSLFPELSDFFAGFPFFETVRPVMEGKLLRVEDEMADGKYLVHAEMPGMDPDKDVTITVRDGVLTIKAERSERQETKGRSEFSYGSFVRSVALPAGAKEDEIAATYDKGILTVSVPVAETVAPAEKHIAIKSS; encoded by the coding sequence ATCATGAGTCTGCTTCCCGCGCATCGCCGCTCCCAGTCGCTGTTCCCCGAGCTGTCCGACTTCTTCGCCGGGTTCCCCTTCTTCGAGACCGTGCGCCCGGTCATGGAGGGCAAGCTGCTCCGGGTCGAGGACGAGATGGCCGATGGCAAGTACCTGGTGCACGCCGAAATGCCGGGTATGGATCCGGATAAGGACGTCACTATCACCGTCCGCGACGGTGTGCTGACCATCAAGGCCGAGCGCAGCGAACGGCAGGAGACCAAGGGACGGTCGGAGTTCAGCTACGGCTCCTTCGTCCGCTCGGTCGCGCTGCCGGCCGGCGCCAAGGAAGACGAGATCGCCGCGACCTACGACAAGGGCATCCTCACCGTTTCGGTGCCCGTCGCCGAGACGGTCGCGCCCGCCGAAAAGCATATCGCGATCAAATCCTCCTGA
- a CDS encoding DUF302 domain-containing protein, which translates to MSYRITVVESSPHTLLELRRAVRAEHAGDDIAAGMRELYDLADRTGLAPAGPPSTTYRGAVGPGRATEVVFGLPVTSGLVGGAAEQVSVRPIAPGLFAYTTHHGDFQRIGEAYRALEEWVRASHFRPVGPSTEVYLVAPDEAVHPHDLVTEIRIPVAAAELATRIAVSFGQAVGLTRDALAEQGFGLLTEIDVRATMRAKLGVEMEDYLILGAYNPELAHRALDIDRHIGLLLPCNVVVRTAEGAAIVEAMDPDLLLDRDAQPALYSVAREARSRLAAALENIEKRSAIP; encoded by the coding sequence ATGTCATACCGCATCACCGTGGTCGAATCGAGCCCGCACACCCTGCTGGAACTGCGCCGCGCGGTCCGCGCCGAGCACGCGGGCGACGATATCGCCGCGGGCATGCGCGAACTCTATGATCTGGCGGACCGCACCGGCCTGGCCCCCGCGGGCCCGCCGTCGACGACCTATCGCGGCGCGGTCGGACCCGGCCGGGCCACCGAGGTCGTCTTCGGGCTTCCGGTCACCTCCGGACTGGTAGGCGGTGCGGCGGAACAGGTTTCGGTTCGCCCGATCGCGCCCGGGCTGTTCGCGTACACCACCCATCACGGCGACTTCCAGCGGATCGGCGAGGCCTACCGCGCGCTGGAGGAATGGGTGCGCGCCTCGCATTTCCGTCCCGTCGGCCCGTCCACCGAGGTCTATCTCGTCGCCCCGGACGAGGCGGTGCATCCGCACGATCTGGTGACCGAGATCCGGATACCCGTCGCGGCCGCCGAACTGGCCACCCGCATCGCCGTATCCTTCGGCCAAGCCGTTGGGCTGACTCGAGATGCTTTGGCGGAACAGGGTTTCGGCCTACTCACCGAAATCGATGTGCGGGCGACGATGCGCGCGAAACTCGGCGTGGAGATGGAGGATTATCTCATCCTCGGCGCCTACAACCCCGAACTCGCCCACCGCGCACTGGATATCGACCGGCACATCGGGCTACTGCTGCCCTGCAATGTAGTGGTGCGCACGGCCGAAGGGGCAGCCATCGTCGAGGCGATGGACCCGGATCTGTTGCTGGACCGGGACGCTCAGCCCGCGCTCTACTCGGTCGCGCGGGAAGCCAGGTCCCGTTTGGCGGCAGCGCTCGAGAACATCGAAAAGCGTTCGGCCATACCATAA
- a CDS encoding Acg family FMN-binding oxidoreductase, whose translation MNRVRPDEQTIRAALSLAVRAPSVHNTQPWRFQIGDGAVHLYLDPARTLRATDPDQRDALVSCGAALHHLRIAFASLGWSAIVHRLPDRADPEHLAMLELVRHRPTGTEIALAEAISTRQTDRRHFSSWPIPPGYLGLVSERAGAQGGIVRRAANAARDCLVAAMYEAGRRHAGNSEYRLELANWSGRRDTNDGVPSWSVPPPRAGQGIPTREFAQPGLVDPTKEPDYAELLVVGTAYDDRPSRLAAGEALSAVLLTAANVGLATCLLTEPLEIPELRGRIRSGVLDNRAHPQAVIRIGWLPAGAVRLPPAPRRPIDELLDPLGSDRAAG comes from the coding sequence ATGAACCGTGTACGGCCCGATGAGCAAACGATCCGTGCGGCACTGTCGCTCGCGGTGCGCGCGCCCTCGGTGCACAACACCCAGCCCTGGCGTTTCCAGATCGGCGACGGTGCGGTACACCTGTATCTCGACCCGGCCAGAACGCTGCGGGCGACCGATCCCGATCAGCGCGACGCGCTGGTGAGCTGCGGTGCGGCCCTACATCATCTGCGCATCGCGTTCGCCTCGCTCGGCTGGTCGGCCATTGTGCACCGGCTGCCGGACCGTGCCGATCCGGAGCATCTGGCCATGCTGGAATTGGTACGGCACCGGCCGACCGGCACGGAAATCGCGCTCGCCGAGGCCATTTCGACTCGGCAGACCGACCGCAGACACTTCAGCTCCTGGCCGATTCCGCCCGGATATCTCGGACTGGTCAGCGAGCGGGCCGGGGCGCAGGGCGGCATTGTCCGGCGCGCCGCGAATGCCGCGCGGGATTGCCTGGTCGCGGCGATGTACGAGGCGGGCCGCAGACATGCGGGGAATTCGGAATATCGACTGGAGCTGGCGAATTGGAGTGGCAGGCGGGATACGAACGACGGCGTGCCATCCTGGAGCGTGCCGCCGCCGCGCGCCGGACAGGGCATTCCGACCAGGGAGTTCGCCCAGCCGGGGCTCGTCGATCCGACCAAAGAACCGGACTACGCGGAACTGCTGGTGGTCGGCACCGCCTACGACGACCGGCCGTCCAGGCTGGCGGCGGGGGAGGCGTTGAGCGCCGTGCTGCTGACCGCGGCCAATGTCGGCCTGGCCACCTGCCTGCTCACCGAGCCGCTGGAGATTCCCGAGCTGCGCGGCCGGATCCGGTCCGGGGTGCTGGACAACCGCGCCCATCCACAGGCGGTGATCCGTATCGGGTGGCTGCCCGCGGGCGCGGTGCGGCTGCCACCCGCGCCGCGGCGGCCGATCGATGAGCTGCTCGACCCTTTGGGCAGTGACCGGGCCGCCGGCTGA
- a CDS encoding 1-phosphofructokinase family hexose kinase, translating to MILTATLNPAVDTTFEVDRLVGEGKNRARVRSVRGGGGGINVARCVTRLGGSAMALHTAGREVGQLLNRLLDAEGLAHQPIEVGAETRNAFVVGEQFTGHSFHIVPDGAPLSAADTRRCMEAILAVAPRYPYLVVTGSVPSGFDENFCAELVERMRRYDTRIVLDIAGAQLRNVLRERAFLIRLDRREASALIGAPIDGFAAARAANEYLLDLGATVHAVTTVGALGAVYSNEEAHHRISAPPPPLPPRSDACAGDSLIGALTYRLAAGASCLAACEYGVAAAAATVLLPGTDIFQRSTVDAFIAEVRTVSEDRRSEPVRT from the coding sequence ATGATTCTGACAGCGACGCTGAATCCGGCCGTCGACACCACCTTCGAGGTGGACCGGCTGGTCGGCGAGGGGAAGAACCGGGCGCGGGTGCGTTCGGTACGCGGTGGTGGCGGCGGCATCAACGTCGCGCGCTGCGTCACCCGGTTGGGCGGGTCCGCGATGGCCCTGCACACCGCGGGACGTGAGGTCGGGCAGCTGCTGAACCGGCTGCTCGACGCGGAAGGACTCGCGCATCAACCCATCGAGGTGGGCGCCGAGACCAGGAACGCCTTCGTCGTCGGTGAACAGTTCACCGGCCACAGCTTTCACATCGTGCCGGACGGCGCGCCGCTGTCGGCGGCCGATACCAGGCGCTGTATGGAGGCGATACTCGCGGTGGCGCCGCGCTATCCGTATCTGGTCGTCACCGGCAGCGTGCCGTCCGGGTTCGACGAGAACTTCTGCGCCGAGCTGGTCGAACGGATGCGGCGGTACGACACCAGGATCGTGCTGGATATCGCCGGCGCGCAGCTGCGAAATGTGTTGCGCGAGCGGGCTTTCCTGATCCGGCTCGACCGCAGGGAGGCGTCCGCGCTGATCGGCGCGCCGATCGACGGCTTCGCCGCGGCCCGTGCCGCCAACGAGTATCTGTTGGATCTCGGCGCGACGGTGCACGCGGTGACGACGGTCGGCGCGCTCGGCGCGGTGTATTCGAACGAGGAAGCGCACCACCGGATTTCCGCGCCACCGCCGCCGCTGCCGCCGCGCAGCGACGCGTGCGCGGGCGACAGCCTGATCGGCGCGCTCACCTATCGGCTGGCCGCCGGCGCGTCCTGTCTGGCGGCCTGCGAATACGGTGTCGCCGCCGCTGCCGCGACCGTGCTGCTGCCGGGCACCGATATATTCCAGCGCTCGACGGTCGACGCGTTTATCGCGGAAGTTCGCACGGTATCCGAGGACCGGAGATCCGAACCCGTGCGGACTTAG
- a CDS encoding HAD family hydrolase: MDTISTVIDPWVHHAVIFDLDGVVVDTVALRADIWREVFDDVLSRRAGADRRSFRAADYHTYFDGKPRLDGITHFLASRSISLPLGDPADPPGAQSVHALANREQRLLGEQLERGVPVQKSTMSLVRRLHQAGIATGVYSVHGNGRDILAATGLEHEFIACVDGQIASELELPERPSPAILYETARQLGVLPSRTVVVEEVAAVASGGGFAAVIGIDRSAHPGRSRRDGARLVVPDADAISVLSRTTDPVGVAEATAYTELLMRREIPGRRDDSDIIAGIRELFELVDAAGLEMVGAPSATFREIPGSDRVAVDFAVPIMRAPAPTPDTEVRTVAPGLVARTWHRGGYGSIDTAHRALEQWVRASNMRTIGPLTEVFHIAPEDIDTVSELTIELMIPVAPEPTISARMSEPLAAAVPRIANALREHGFDMITTLDLDPAGHGRDADEAVLVACGSRLVRRALAADARGAVPLLTNPVLVRTVAGQTTVDVVAPRLAESAIAELHRIADETTYLLTAALESLL; encoded by the coding sequence ATGGACACGATATCGACCGTGATCGATCCGTGGGTGCACCATGCGGTGATATTCGACCTCGACGGCGTCGTCGTCGATACCGTCGCCCTGCGCGCCGATATCTGGCGCGAGGTCTTCGACGATGTGCTTTCCCGGCGCGCGGGCGCGGATCGCCGATCGTTCCGGGCCGCCGACTACCACACCTACTTCGACGGTAAGCCGCGACTTGATGGGATAACGCATTTCCTGGCGTCGCGGTCGATTTCGCTGCCGCTCGGCGATCCGGCCGATCCGCCGGGCGCGCAAAGCGTGCACGCACTGGCCAACCGCGAACAGCGGCTGCTCGGGGAACAATTGGAACGCGGTGTGCCGGTACAGAAGTCGACCATGTCGCTGGTCCGGCGGCTACATCAGGCCGGGATCGCGACGGGCGTGTACTCGGTGCACGGGAACGGCAGGGATATCCTCGCCGCCACCGGGCTGGAACACGAGTTCATCGCGTGTGTCGACGGGCAGATCGCGTCCGAGTTGGAGCTGCCTGAAAGGCCCTCTCCCGCAATACTTTACGAGACAGCACGGCAGCTCGGTGTGCTGCCCTCCCGCACGGTCGTGGTCGAGGAGGTCGCCGCCGTCGCGAGCGGCGGCGGTTTCGCCGCGGTGATCGGGATAGACCGGTCGGCGCATCCGGGTCGGTCGCGGCGCGACGGCGCGCGACTCGTCGTTCCGGATGCCGATGCGATATCCGTGCTGTCCAGAACCACCGACCCGGTGGGTGTCGCCGAGGCGACCGCGTACACCGAGTTGCTGATGCGGCGCGAAATACCAGGCCGCCGAGACGATTCCGACATCATCGCCGGTATTCGCGAACTGTTCGAGCTGGTCGACGCGGCCGGGTTGGAGATGGTCGGCGCGCCGTCGGCTACCTTCCGCGAGATCCCGGGCTCCGACCGGGTAGCGGTCGATTTCGCGGTGCCGATCATGCGGGCGCCCGCGCCGACGCCCGATACCGAGGTGCGCACGGTCGCACCGGGTCTGGTCGCCAGGACCTGGCATCGCGGCGGATACGGCAGTATCGACACCGCTCATCGGGCGCTGGAACAGTGGGTTCGCGCATCGAATATGCGCACCATCGGACCGCTGACCGAGGTCTTCCACATCGCGCCGGAGGATATCGACACCGTATCCGAGCTGACCATCGAGTTGATGATTCCGGTCGCACCGGAGCCGACGATCTCGGCCCGGATGAGCGAGCCGCTCGCGGCCGCCGTGCCGCGAATCGCGAATGCGTTGCGCGAGCACGGATTCGACATGATCACGACGCTCGATCTGGACCCCGCCGGACACGGGCGCGACGCCGACGAGGCCGTGCTGGTGGCCTGCGGGTCCCGGCTGGTCCGTCGTGCGCTGGCCGCCGACGCACGGGGCGCGGTGCCGCTGCTGACGAATCCCGTGCTGGTCCGGACGGTGGCCGGGCAGACGACGGTGGACGTGGTCGCTCCGCGACTCGCGGAGTCGGCCATCGCCGAACTGCACCGAATCGCGGACGAGACAACGTATCTGCTGACCGCCGCCCTGGAAAGCCTGCTCTAG